In Thermococcus sp., the DNA window GATTGACCTCACGATAGCGGCAGCGATAGTTGACAGCGAGGTTGACAACCCTGACGACTACATGGCCGTTAAGGAGGCCATCTACGAGGCCGCGAGAGGGATAGTTGAGTCCCACACCGAGAGACCGACCAAGATCTACGTCAACACCGCGGACGACCCGAAGAAAGACATCTACTACATCACCGTCACCGGAACGAGCGCTGAAGCTGGAGATGACGGAAGCGTTGGAAGGGGCAACCGCGTAAACGGCCTGATACCACCCAACCGGCACATGAGTATGGAGGCCGCCGCGGGTAAGAACCCGGTCAGCCACGTCGGAAAGATTTACAATCTCCTCTCAATGCTCATTGCTAATGACATTGCTGAACAGATAGAGGGTGTGGAAGAGGTCTACGTCAGGATTCTGAGCCAGATAGGCAAGCCCATCGACGAACCTCTCGTTGCCAGCATCCAAGTTATCCCAAAGAAAGGCTACCACCTCGAGACCATCCAGAAGCCGGCCTATGAGATAGCGGACGCCTGGCTCTCGGACATAACCAAGATCCAGAAGATGATACTCGAGGACAAGCTCAACGTTTTCTGATTCCTTCCCTTTTCTCCTTCGTTATCCAACGTTCAGAACCGAATCGAAGAAAGCAGTAAATTCTAGAAGAAGGTAAGGGCCTCACAGGGAGGGCGTCCCCTGCTTTAGGGCGCGGAGGAGCTTTGCCTCCTCAAATGCGAGGGCAACTTTCTCCTTCTTAACCTTAGCGAGCTGGACCGCCTTGACCTGCTTCTGGCGGGCGAGCCTCACGAGCCTGGCCTCCTCCTTGAGGAGTGACTCCTTCCTCTTCTTAACGACCTCAAGCCTCCTCTCGAGAAGTGTGGATTTCAACCTCTCCATATGTATCACCTGCTCTATTAAGGGTATCCAAACCTTATAAGCTTTTCGCCAAATGCTATGAATACCTTCGTCAATCGCCGAGGAACACGCCTATAAACTAGGAGAACGAAGGGATACACCGGTGGAAAGATGATAATCGCCGTGACAGGGACCCCTGGTGTGGGAAAAACGACCGTTTCAAAGCTCCTGAGCAGGAGGCTGGGCTACGGGTACGTCGGAGTTAAGGAGTTCGCTGTTGAGAACGGTATAGGCAGACCGATAGGAGAAGAACTGGAAATAGATGTTGATGAACTTGCGGGGAAGATGGAGAAGGCGTTTAGCGGAAAAAACGTCGTTATCGATGGCCATTTGAGCCACTTCGTCCCTGCAGACCTCGTTATAGTCCTCCGTGCTCATCCAAAACTCGTCGCTGATAGGCTGAAAAAGAGAGGTTACTCAAGGAAAAAGCTGTCAGAGAACGTTGAGGCCGAATTCATAGATGTCATCCTCGTCGAGGCCCTCGAGGAGAACGAACGCGTTATTGAGGTTGATGCGACTGGAAAAACCCCGGGGGAGATCGTTGAGGAGATAATTGGCCTCCTAGCGAGGGGAACCCAAAAACGCGTCGGAGTAGTAGACTGGAGCGATGCATACGATGAGGTGATTCCCTACCTGGACCTTGGAGGTGATTGAATGAGAATCCTGGCCATCACCGACGTCCACGGACGGGTTTCAGAGGTTGAGAAGCTCACCGAGAAGGTTCTGGAGATAGAGCCAGGCCTGATTCTACTTGCCGGGGACATAACCCACTTCTCAGGAAGGGACTCGGCCAGAAAGGTTCTCAAACCGTTGCTCACCCTTAACGTACCCATTCTCGCAGTTCACGGCAACTGCGACGGACGGGACGTTCCGGTTCTCCTTGAGGAACTTGGAATCGGCCTCCATAACAGGAGGGTCAAGTTTAAAGGTACTGGGATAGTGGGAATCGGCGGTTCCAATATCACCCCCTTCAACACCGTCTGGGAGCTAACGGAGGACGAGATGAGAGCGATACTTGAGAAAAACTACCACGATGGAGATGTAGTCCTTTCCCACACTCCGCCGAAGGATACAAGGGCTGATAGAGTTCACTCGGGACTCCACGTCGGTAGCCTATCGCTCAGGGAGTTCATTGAAGAGAGACAGCCCCCGCTCGTCGTCTGCGGCCACATCCACGAGGCGAGAAGCACTGACAAGATCAGTGAAACGGTCATTGTAAACCCCGGCCCACTCTTTAAGGGTTACTACTCGGTAATAGAGTTTGATGAAAGGGAGAAAAAGGTGAGGAATGTGGAGCTGACAAGGCTCTAGTTCAAACCAGCTTCTTTTCCTTTAGGACTCTCTCCATCCTGTCCATCGCTTCCTCGAGCTTCTCATACGCTGTAGCATAGCTTATCCGGATATAGCCCTCGCCGGCCTTCCCAAAAGCGCTTCCCGGAACCACCGCAACCCTCGCATCCTTGAGCATCAGCTCGCTGAATTGATGATCGGTTAGACCCGTATCCCTGATACGCGGGAGGATGTAGAAGGCCCCCCTAGGCTTGACCGTCGGGAGTCCCATCTCGTTGAGCCTCCTCCAGACGAGGTTCCTC includes these proteins:
- a CDS encoding metallophosphoesterase, translated to MRILAITDVHGRVSEVEKLTEKVLEIEPGLILLAGDITHFSGRDSARKVLKPLLTLNVPILAVHGNCDGRDVPVLLEELGIGLHNRRVKFKGTGIVGIGGSNITPFNTVWELTEDEMRAILEKNYHDGDVVLSHTPPKDTRADRVHSGLHVGSLSLREFIEERQPPLVVCGHIHEARSTDKISETVIVNPGPLFKGYYSVIEFDEREKKVRNVELTRL
- a CDS encoding adenylate kinase family protein is translated as MIIAVTGTPGVGKTTVSKLLSRRLGYGYVGVKEFAVENGIGRPIGEELEIDVDELAGKMEKAFSGKNVVIDGHLSHFVPADLVIVLRAHPKLVADRLKKRGYSRKKLSENVEAEFIDVILVEALEENERVIEVDATGKTPGEIVEEIIGLLARGTQKRVGVVDWSDAYDEVIPYLDLGGD